ATCCCCGGCTGTGTGGAGGGAGTACAGCTCGGCCACCCTCTGCCTCTCCTGGTCCAGCTGGTTTCTGCAGCGGCTCAGCTCGGCCTGGTCACTGCTCACCGCCGCCTTGTACTCTTCCAGAGCGGCCCCCATGGCAGCTCGGCCCTGTCTCTCCGACTCCATGATGCGCTCCATCTGGTGGTTCCGCTCTTTCAGCGCTCCGATCATCTCCTGGGCCTCGGCGTTGTCCTGTTCGGCCATCTTCAGAGTGTTGGACAGGTGTTGCTGAACCCCCAGGAGCTGTTCTCGATCGAAGCGGGCGTTGTCCGCCAGGTCTGAGTAGCGCTGCTCCAGCTCCATGTAGCGGCCGCTCTTGATGTCCTCCTCCAGTCCGTACGATATGTGATGGTCATCCAGCAGGGAGCGCAGGTACTCGATCTGTCGGCCGTACAGCTCCAGCTTGTCGCTCTGCTGGCACAGCGAGTCCATGAGGATCACCTTCTCCTCGCCGAGCCGCTCGTTCTCCCCGTTCAGCTCCTGGGTGATTTGCTGCAGGTCGGCCAGCTCCTGTAACGTGGCCTGGAGCTCCTCGGCGGTGCTGTGCTGGTTCTCCTCCATCTGGTGGATGCGCTCCGTCAGACAGGCCACCGACACCTCGCTGGCGTTGTCGCTGCTGCCCCTCCGCGAGCGCTCCCTGCTGGGCGCGCACTCCGATTCGGACGACGAGGAGGCTCCGGAGGGGGCGTCCAGAGCGTCGTCACTGGAGGTGACGGCCTGGTAGACCTCGCTAGACTCACTGTCCAGGTTGTCTGCCGAGCCTCCATGCTGGTGTCCCGTGAGCAGGTCCTCCAGGGAGCCGGGGGCTGAGCCCTCCACCGAGGAGGTCAGCGTACCCGTTCCTCCACCATCACTCTGTCCGCTGCCTGCGGCCAGGTCCGGGCTCAGGGAGGCGTAGTTGAACAGCTTCTCGGAGGCATCCAGCCTCTGCTCCAGAGAGAAGCCCAGCGCGTtgagccggtcttttagcattCGGTTCTCGCTCTTTAGCAGGTTGAGCTCCACCCTGATGGCCTGGTTCTGCTCTTGTAAGAGAATCAGAGTGGACTCCACATCGGCTGCTGTGATGGCTGAAACCGGGGgcttctcctgctgctcctcctcctcctcctcctcgccagCTTCTTCCTGCTGCGGTGCTTCCTTCCCTCCCAGGCCAAGCTGGGCCCTCATGTCCCTCAGCTCACTGCGAAGGTGGAGGATCTCCACATCTTTGCTTTTAGCCAAACCCAACAGGTCTTTCACTTTGGTCTCCAGAGCCACCTTATCACTGATCTGGCCGTCTGATTTAGACTTGCTCATACGGCCATCAGACTCTGGCAGGAATTGGCCACGAGAGCGCTTCCCCGAGGTAGCATCGCCCGCTGCGGTCCCCGAAACCAACTGCTTCTTGTTGGCTGAGGTCCTGGAGGTCCGGAGACGGTCTCGTGATGAATTTGGCTCCTTGGGAATCGAAGAGGTCACCCGCTTGGATGAAGCACCTggttagagagaaaaaaaggaatcttTAAATTTTCATCGAAACAACTTACTAAAGATAAAACTCACATGTAGGCATAGAATATTACCCGACGCCGTCTTTGGCTTGCTGTCTAGGTTGCTAGCGTTAGTCCCAACGGAGGCAGTCCTCTTGGTCTTGTTGACGGCATTACTTGATGCAGGATTCCCTCCGGCCATAGCTGCTAAAAGATCATCGTTGCTTTTCACctgaaagcaaacacacacaaaaaaaattcccttacaaacaagaaaatcaaatcaaattcacGCCTGCATTAAGTCTGTCATGTGATGAGTCTTACCTTGGACAGAGGTGCAGAGGTGCTGGTCTTGGCTGCGGGCTTTCCGGTCCCAGATGTCGCCGTGGCGTCCCCCTTCCCTCGATCTCCGCTCCCCTTACTCACCGCTGGCCGGACCGACTTCTTCATTCTGAGCTCTGTGGTGCCGATACATCTACAGCTCAATCTGTGCacaaaaggagggaggagaaaaggtAATGTGTGTCAGTGCGCAGAGTGATAGCTCCAGTTTTCCATGGAAGAGGAATTCTTTCCACAGAGGCTATTCCCTTAACACTAGAGAACAGTGAGACCACACTGAATAGCTGAGCACTTTGAGAAAAACCTGTTTCTGTCTGTAGTCTCTGTGGTTTATTCTAGATAGTTTGCGTTTGGGCGGTAGTGGAGATTTATTTGCTTATGCCCCTGATCTCTATAATGACTAGTGACTGTAGATCTtgcagtttaaaaatgtttatttatctttacaTAAGATGATAGACATAGTGTTTGGTACTTgccatttaaatcattttctcttCCCTGCAGTTACATTTGGTAGCTGTTGAAACAGCTTTAGAGGGCGATACAGGTATCTAAGGCGGACATTGAAAAAGAGGCTTTCAAAGGCCAACCGATATCTCCACTAGATGGCTCTCGTGTGTTTGTGATGGTTCCGTCACTTCAGATTTCCAGTTGCCTGTCAGCTGCAGCAACGATCTCACTGATAAAGAGTTTAATCTATGTGGGTTGTTCGCAGCTGTCTACGTTCTCCTCCTTAGTTTGCGTGGACAAAGTTGGGCAAGACAGATTTTTTCATTGTGAAGAACAATCATCAGCAGAGCCCCAAAAAAGGGAAAGCAGATTCCTTCACAGATCAAAGTCAAAGCTCAAACCAACACAATTGCAGTCATATTTTTGCAAGCCAAAAATGTGAGCCTGTTACAGTCTGTTACCCGGCAACCAGCGTGATGCACTGAATAATCATCTTGCACTGCCAAGAAATCATTCAGTGCCATGTTTGTTCAAGATGTGCTCATACCAGTTCACAATTACTGTTGCTCTGTTCGATCAGCTCAACAACCCGGAAAAGATTCCTAATAACCGTTTAACGGGAGCACATTCTTCAGCATAATCTTGTGAGCAGCCTTGTGCATTGTTGCAGAAATGTGGCttattttaatgagaaaaatattttctcaaactATTTCAAATGAAGTACCTATGTTGGACTCATTTGCAGCATTTTGTTTGAGTTGCCAATTAACGGTGTTCATTTGGCAGTGAACAGGGCGTTGAAACTGGCCGTAACCAAATAACAAAagcttgtaaaaaaacaaaaaaaaaaacaccacaggaGGTTTTTATTCCGTATTGTTCGCATTTCGCGTCCAGGTCTGAGGAGAATCTGACTTGATGCCACGATAGCAAGAAAAGTGATTTGGGACACAGCTGGAGACAAAGAGTAAGTACTTTAGCACAGATCTGGAGCTCTTTTGCTTGACGGCtcttgagaggaaaaaaaaataagctgcaAGTTATTTATTGTGCAAAGGAAACACAGCAATAATCTATCTCTGAGTCTGTTGTTTTCCTGAGCAGAAGTTTATTGTTTGGATAGGGAAATACATATAATCAAAAACCAGCAGTAAATTAGACTGTAAACAGAACACTGTGAGAAAACGACCAATGTATTGTGGCAAGAGCACAAATGTTTAGACAACACGGACTGAAACGTTTCCATGgatcttaacaaaataaatacgcactgcaaaaataaatcaatatttaagaTCTGCACACAATAGCTCACATCTGAGCAACATACATTGTCAACCCTCTCTCTCCTGGTACTTCCAGAGAATCCAAAATAACCTGCTACTAAACCACGACTGcacttcaaaaacaaatacttttctaATAGATTTCAGCT
This sequence is a window from Anoplopoma fimbria isolate UVic2021 breed Golden Eagle Sablefish chromosome 13, Afim_UVic_2022, whole genome shotgun sequence. Protein-coding genes within it:
- the specc1la gene encoding cytospin-A, coding for MKKSVRPAVSKGSGDRGKGDATATSGTGKPAAKTSTSAPLSKVKSNDDLLAAMAGGNPASSNAVNKTKRTASVGTNASNLDSKPKTASGASSKRVTSSIPKEPNSSRDRLRTSRTSANKKQLVSGTAAGDATSGKRSRGQFLPESDGRMSKSKSDGQISDKVALETKVKDLLGLAKSKDVEILHLRSELRDMRAQLGLGGKEAPQQEEAGEEEEEEEQQEKPPVSAITAADVESTLILLQEQNQAIRVELNLLKSENRMLKDRLNALGFSLEQRLDASEKLFNYASLSPDLAAGSGQSDGGGTGTLTSSVEGSAPGSLEDLLTGHQHGGSADNLDSESSEVYQAVTSSDDALDAPSGASSSSESECAPSRERSRRGSSDNASEVSVACLTERIHQMEENQHSTAEELQATLQELADLQQITQELNGENERLGEEKVILMDSLCQQSDKLELYGRQIEYLRSLLDDHHISYGLEEDIKSGRYMELEQRYSDLADNARFDREQLLGVQQHLSNTLKMAEQDNAEAQEMIGALKERNHQMERIMESERQGRAAMGAALEEYKAAVSSDQAELSRCRNQLDQERQRVAELYSLHTAGDRNDICQLLEGVRQGKEEAEAKAAKLQKELEQTHSELNRLQETFSKLDREYRHFQEQVQQQMAEQERVMEKQRAELQEKETEIADMKETIFELEDEVEQHRALKLHDNLIITDLENSVKKLQDQKHDMEREIKILHRRLREESMEWRQFQADLQTAVVIANDIKSEAQEEIGDLRRRLQETQEKNKELCKELDEVKSRKQDEERGRVYNYMNAVERDLAALRQGMGLSRRSSTSSEPSPTVKTLIKSFDSASQGPPTNGSPTATPTATPTASAAPIPRTPLSPSPMKTPPAAAVSPIQRHSISGSMSAAKPLSSLSDKRPSYTDISMPAEHLLRGTSAGRTPSVHQRSSNMDSTKTLSVSRRSSEEIKRDMSAPDASSSSLMAMSAASSPLSLSSSSPTASITPTARSRIREERKDPLSALAREYGGSKRNALLKWCQKKTEGYQNIDITNFSSSWNDGLAFCAVLHTYLPAHIPYQELTSQEKRRNFTLAFQAAESVGIKCTLDLNEMVHTERPDWQSVMTYVTAIYKYFET